A stretch of the Perca fluviatilis chromosome 17, GENO_Pfluv_1.0, whole genome shotgun sequence genome encodes the following:
- the fam78ab gene encoding protein FAM78A isoform X1: MRLSSSPDLWTLLWIVLLFNAMGCIQSIRCKPKSFRDSIIVQEVNTSIDPNPTSIDESSSVVLRYRTPHFRAQARVLVPPVAGKETWTIGWIQACNHMEFYNTYGNKGMSSWELPDLRDGKIQAISDSDGVNYPWYGNTTETCTVVGPTKKDSKFTVSMNDNFYPSVTWGVPVSDSNVPQLSSIRRDQSFTTWLVAINQATSETLVLQTIRWRMRLHIQVDPEKPLAHRAVLNEPVAQEQPQILGKNEPIPSNAMVKPNANDAQVLMWRPKNGDPVVVIPPKY; this comes from the exons ATGCGTCTTTCTTCTTCTCCAGACCTCTGGACGTTATTGTGGATTGTGTTGCTATTTAATGCAATGGGCTGTATCCAGAGTATCAGGTGTAAGCCTAAGAGTTTCCGAGACAGTATCATCGTCCAGGAGGTGAACACTTCCATCGACCCAAATCCTACCAGCATCGACGAGTCATCCAGCGTGGTCCTGCGCTACCGGACACCGCACTTCAGAGCTCAAGCCCGGGTCCTGGTGCCGCCAGTAGCCGGTAAAGAGACATGGACCATCGGCTGGATTCAAGCCTGTAATCACATGGAGTTCTACAATACGTATGGAAACAAAGGGAT GTCGAGTTGGGAGCTCCCTGACCTGCGTGATGGCAAAATCCAGGCCATCAGCGACTCGGATGGGGTGAACTACCCGTGGTACGGCAACACCACGGAGACCTGCACTGTGGTAGGCCCCACCAAGAAGGACAGCAAGTTCACTGTTAGTATGAATGACAATTTCTACCCCAGCGTGACCTGGGGAGTGCCCGTCAGCGACAGCAACGTGCCTCAGCTTAGCAGCATCCGCCGCGACCAGAGCTTTACGACCTGGCTGGTGGCCATTAACCAGGCCACCTCAGAGACACTTGTCCTGCAGACAATCCGCTGGAGGATGCGGCTTCACATTCAAGTGGACCCAGAGAAGCCTCTGGCTCATAGGGCGGTTCTGAACGAGCCCGTGGCCCAGGAACAGCCTCAGATCCTGGGTAAGAATGAGCCCATCCCCTCTAACGCCATGGTCAAGCCCAACGCCAATGACGCCCAGGTGCTGATGTGGCGGCCAAAGAATGGTGACCCCGTGGTGGTCATCCCACCCAAATACTGA
- the fam78ab gene encoding protein FAM78A isoform X2, with amino-acid sequence MGCIQSIRCKPKSFRDSIIVQEVNTSIDPNPTSIDESSSVVLRYRTPHFRAQARVLVPPVAGKETWTIGWIQACNHMEFYNTYGNKGMSSWELPDLRDGKIQAISDSDGVNYPWYGNTTETCTVVGPTKKDSKFTVSMNDNFYPSVTWGVPVSDSNVPQLSSIRRDQSFTTWLVAINQATSETLVLQTIRWRMRLHIQVDPEKPLAHRAVLNEPVAQEQPQILGKNEPIPSNAMVKPNANDAQVLMWRPKNGDPVVVIPPKY; translated from the exons ATGGGCTGTATCCAGAGTATCAGGTGTAAGCCTAAGAGTTTCCGAGACAGTATCATCGTCCAGGAGGTGAACACTTCCATCGACCCAAATCCTACCAGCATCGACGAGTCATCCAGCGTGGTCCTGCGCTACCGGACACCGCACTTCAGAGCTCAAGCCCGGGTCCTGGTGCCGCCAGTAGCCGGTAAAGAGACATGGACCATCGGCTGGATTCAAGCCTGTAATCACATGGAGTTCTACAATACGTATGGAAACAAAGGGAT GTCGAGTTGGGAGCTCCCTGACCTGCGTGATGGCAAAATCCAGGCCATCAGCGACTCGGATGGGGTGAACTACCCGTGGTACGGCAACACCACGGAGACCTGCACTGTGGTAGGCCCCACCAAGAAGGACAGCAAGTTCACTGTTAGTATGAATGACAATTTCTACCCCAGCGTGACCTGGGGAGTGCCCGTCAGCGACAGCAACGTGCCTCAGCTTAGCAGCATCCGCCGCGACCAGAGCTTTACGACCTGGCTGGTGGCCATTAACCAGGCCACCTCAGAGACACTTGTCCTGCAGACAATCCGCTGGAGGATGCGGCTTCACATTCAAGTGGACCCAGAGAAGCCTCTGGCTCATAGGGCGGTTCTGAACGAGCCCGTGGCCCAGGAACAGCCTCAGATCCTGGGTAAGAATGAGCCCATCCCCTCTAACGCCATGGTCAAGCCCAACGCCAATGACGCCCAGGTGCTGATGTGGCGGCCAAAGAATGGTGACCCCGTGGTGGTCATCCCACCCAAATACTGA